Within the Calorimonas adulescens genome, the region GGCGTGGATATCAAGAATTACGAGGTCATAGATGAAGAGGATGTAACTGGAGCAGCCAGGACTGCAGTAAAATTAGTGCATGATGGCCAGGCCGATTTCGTGATGAAAGGCATCCTGGGTACATCAGATCTGCTAAAATCTGTCCTGGATGAGGAGATTGGACTCCGTGGCAAAAACCTGCTTTCCCATATAATGGTATACAATATACCTGCTTATCATAAACTTTTAATGGTTACAGACGGTGGCATGGTTATAAGTCCTACCATGGAAGAAAAGGCAGGCATAATACAAAATGCTGTGGAGTTAGGTAGGGCGCTGGATATAGAGCCATTGAAAGTGGCTGCGCTTTGCGCTGTGGAAACTGTTAACCCCAAAATGCAGGCAACCGTCGACGCAAAAGAGCTTTCAGAGAAGTCGAAGAGGGGAGAAATAGAGGGCGCAATTGTGGAAGGCCCGCTTGCCTTTGATCTTGCCATAAGTAAAGAAGCGGCAA harbors:
- a CDS encoding bifunctional enoyl-CoA hydratase/phosphate acetyltransferase; the encoded protein is MIKNFEELKNKALDSGRMVLSVAAAADETVIAAVEKARKIGIIDVFLVGDKRKIAAIAEEMGVDIKNYEVIDEEDVTGAARTAVKLVHDGQADFVMKGILGTSDLLKSVLDEEIGLRGKNLLSHIMVYNIPAYHKLLMVTDGGMVISPTMEEKAGIIQNAVELGRALDIEPLKVAALCAVETVNPKMQATVDAKELSEKSKRGEIEGAIVEGPLAFDLAISKEAARHKGVAGEVVGDADCLLVPYIEVGNSIGKCLSYFGGAQCAGIVMGARKPIVLVSRADPPEDKFNSIVLGCVIASNR